A genomic region of Elephas maximus indicus isolate mEleMax1 chromosome 10, mEleMax1 primary haplotype, whole genome shotgun sequence contains the following coding sequences:
- the BEGAIN gene encoding brain-enriched guanylate kinase-associated protein — MEKLRLRSPWVPSCLGQSHALQGRLARSSPSLWDSALQDQKGELRKRLSYTTHKLEKLESEFDSTRQYLEVELRRAQEELEKVTEKLLKIQNNYLALQRINQELEDKLYRMGQHYEEEKRALSHEIVALNSHLLEAKVTISKLSEDNELYRKDCNLAAQLLQCSHNYGRVHKVSELPLEFQERVSLHLEQHGCSLPSPLCHPAYADTVPTCVIAKVLEKPDPASRSTRLSDAVAHGLAYGDRLEPPGLRSPYEGDIYCSDAALYCPEERRHGRRPSVDASVSDTGFLRAENSIDSAAEEEEEEEAEAAAYPAGFRRDTFPSYTSSLPTSSSYSSFSATSEEKEHTQASTLTVSQRAIYLNSRDELFDRKLSAAAAYEGSPRFAKATAAVATQLETEVGPAFKRTMSPYPTKPLRFPASPGPQQTLMPPDLWSLQTNPGSARPPGQWHPVSVDDVGAYSYPAGTRSRASPCGFSECYYGRGASSGKKVEPRASPLYATYRADSFSERDDLSQGHLVEPCFLRAGGDLSLSSGRSAGRLPSYRPSEGDRERLGMRLCGAGSSPEPEHGPGYGSEPSAHSSRDSLEPSSVEASPEMRPAALLSTQQAFLRTGGPGLSRKDSLTKAQLYGTLLN, encoded by the exons GCTGCGCAGCCCCTGGGTGCCCTCGTGCCTCGGGCAGTCCCACGCACTGCAGGGCCGGCTGGCCAGGTCCTCACCCTCGCTCTGGGACAG CGCGTTGCAGGATCAGAAGGGCGAGCTGCGCAAGCGGCTGTCCTACACGACGCACAAGCTGGAGAAGCTGGAGAGCGAGTTTGACTCCACGCGCCAGTACCTGGAGGTCGAGCTGCGGCGCGCACAGGAGGAGCTAGAGAAAGTCACGGAGAAGCTTCTCAA GATTCAGAACAACTACCTGGCCCTGCAGAGGATCAACCAGGAGCTGGAGGACAAGTTGTACCGCATG GGCCAGCACTATGAAGAGGAGAAGCGGGCCCTGAGCCACGAGATTGTTGCCCTCAACAGCCACCTCCTGGAGGCCAAAGTGACCATCAGCAAGCTGTCAGAGGACAAC GAGCTGTATAGGAAGGACTGCAATCTAGCGGCCCAGCTGCTGCAGTGCAGCCACAACTACGGCAGGGTCCATAAAGTGTCCGAG CTGCCCTTGGAGTTCCAGGAGCGCGTGAGCCTGCACTTGGAGCAGCACGGCTGCAGCCTGCCCTCACCGCTCTGCCACCCGGCCTATGCCGACACCGTGCCCACCTGCGTCATTGCCAAGGTGCTGGAGAAGCCCGACCCTGCCAGCCGGTCCACCCGGCTGTCAGACGCCGTGGCCCACGGTCTGGCCTACGGAGACAGGCTGGAGCCCCCAGGCCTTCGGTCTCCGTACGAGGGGGACATCTACTGCAGTGACGCAGCCCTCTACTGCCCCGAAGAGCGGCGGCATGGCCGGCGGCCCAGCGTGGACGCATCCGTGAGCGACACGGGCTTCCTGCGGGCCGAGAACTCCATCGACAGTGCagctgaggaggaggaagaggaggaggccgAGGCCGCAGCCTACCCTGCGGGCTTCCGGCGCGACACCTTCCCCAGCTACACCAGCTCGCTGCCCACGTCCAGCTCCTACTCCAGCTTCAGCGCCACGTCTGAGGAGAAGGAGCACACCCAGGCCAGCACGCTCACCGTCTCCCAGCGGGCCATCTACCTGAACAGCCGTGACGAGCTCTTTGACCGCAAGCTATCTGCCGCCGCTGCCTACGAGGGCAGCCCGCGCTTCGCCAAGGCCACGGCCGCGGTGGCCACACAGCTCGAGACCGAGGTGGGCCCAGCCTTCAAACGGACCATGTCACCCTACCCCACCAAGCCCTTACGCTTCCCAGCCTCCCCGGGCCCCCAGCAGACCCTGATGCCCCCCGACCTATGGAGCCTGCAGACCAATCCGGGGTCCGCCCGGCCGCCGGGCCAGTGGCACCCTGTGAGCGTGGATGACGTTGGTGCCTACTCCTACCCGGCCGGCACCAGAAGCCGAGCCTCACCCTGCGGCTTCTCTGAATGCTATTACGGCCGCGGGGCCAGCTCGGGCAAGAAGGTAGAGCCCCGCGCCAGCCCCCTGTATGCCACCTACAGGGCAGATAGCTTCTCAGAGAGGGATGACCTCTCCCAGGGCCACCTGGTTGAGCCCTGCTTCCTGCGTGCGGGTGGTGACCTCAGCCTGAGCTCTGGCCGCTCGGCTGGCCGGCTACCCAGCTACCGGCCCAGTGAGGGAGACAGGGAGCGGCTTGGGATGAGGCTGTGTGGGGCAGGCAGCAGCCCCGAGCCCGAGCATGGCCCAGGCTATGGCAGTGAGCCCAGTGCCCACAGCTCCCGGGATTCCCTGGAGCCCAGCTCTGTGGAGGCTTCTCCAGAGATGCGCCCTGCGGCCCTCCTGAGCACCCAGCAGGCCTTCCTGCGGACTGGTGGCCCAGGGCTGAGCCGCAAGGACAGCCTCACAAAAGCCCAGCTGTATGGCACTTTGCTCAACTGA